From one Brachypodium distachyon strain Bd21 chromosome 4, Brachypodium_distachyon_v3.0, whole genome shotgun sequence genomic stretch:
- the LOC100820941 gene encoding uncharacterized protein LOC100820941 isoform X1 yields the protein MALVLADPDAVEENPDVWELFRHYDKLYFRGALDAAAFSVRWTSPHTKRIRCFGSCSFGEGNNIITLYEPMLKYRTNDDLKNTLLHLMIHAIIFVKHGGKCIWNHGPLFRDWMDAINACSIEDDLRPSSGYCITTTHDFSPETFCGIDGFLWKCESCSSTLMRAKKLSPPSDSCCIENFSEDGTCGNMLCYWHNHKMDCGGTYVLNKARDTPGQKKVPKGGRRLMTGKSEMSESQGTVQESYSDELQENGTVAKPNAQVKLPSLTGGTNTKSLGSSSSKKAGKRNMPEDFQKAIVLHAASLRKLKPLQEFAETEKRELLRVVGCNDAKSRGSISSKKAGKSNIPDDLQRADVLPASSCKKLKSKHEATEMHELFSTRSRSNAKSLDNSSLKKADQRNIPENFQKVIVSPAPTLGILKPEQTLVASQKHKILSLGSWNNEKSARSSISRKADKWHNPSNTEDVRKPSARPAASQKKLKVEQDSVALERRDFFSLGSYSNAKQPGSSMPRKANKWHKPEHVEKSSVPLAASPKQLKPEKDVTASEKHRVVSQGGYNNAKSPGSSTSMNAGKLHKPDEVEKSSVPLNAPSKKLELEQDLVASEKHMVLPLRGCGNVKPPGSSTSRKAGKLHNPQDTEKTSALPAAPQKKLELVQDSVALKKHGITQPPVSSTSRKAEKLHKPEDTKKTSVLSAAPQKKQKLVQNSVASEKHGVAKLPGGSTTNQAGKMPEAFQKSCAVYATRKRKRELGASEKNGLSSFVCCNNAKVLGKISLKTRGSARKKEYACVSVWQNIYESEGSSGSAEPLVNKRTERRKRERERLSQITCARSRKRYTSEASIKAQPPEEVSSQQAKPLSECLEIVVIDPAVQVVTEAPRDLSQPPAQCLDIVVNPPSDQVITQAPRDQSQPPVPCLDIVVAPPVGQARTQAPGAPQQLNMYGVPNSDFSSGRPSFVAAPTEPTSGSLRRTYVETVQLGSSV from the exons aTGGCGCTGGTGCTGGCGGATCCGGACGCCGTGGAGGAGAACCCGGACGTGTGGGAGCTCTTCCGGCACTACGACAAGCTCTACTTCCGCGGCgcgctcgacgccgccgccttctccgtcAGGTGGACCTCCCCGCACACCAAAAGGATCAG ATGTTTTGGATCATGTTCCTTTGGAGAAGGCAACAATATCATAACACTCTATGAGCCCATGCTGAAATATCGCACAAATGATGATCTGAAGAACACCCTGCTGCATCTGATGATTCATGCAATCATATTTGTAAAGCATGGTGGGAAGTGCATTTG GAATCATGGTCCTCTTTTCCGTGATTGGATGGATGCTATCAACGCTTGCTCCATTGAGGATGACCTG AGACCAAGTAGTGGCTACTGTATCACAACCACCCATGATTTCAGTCCGGAAACGTTCTGCGGTATCGACGGCTTTTTGTGGAAG TGTGAATCATGTAGCAGTACACTTATGAGGGCGAAGAAGCTGAGCCCTCCATCTGATTCCTGCTGTATTGAGAATTTTAGCGAAGATGGAACCTGTGGCAACATGCTTTGCTACTGGCACAA CCACAAAATGGATTGTGGTGGTACATATGTTCTGAACAAAGCACGAGATACACCAGGTCAAAAGAAGGTTCCCAAAG GTGGGAGGAGGCTTATGACTGGAAAATCTGAAATGTCTGAGTCACAAGGAACTGTACAAGAATCATATTCAGATGAATTGCAGGAGAATGGTACTGTCGCAAAACCAAATGCACAAGTTAAGCTCCCTTCTCTAACAGGCGGCACGAACACAAAATCACTGGGTAGTAGCTCCTCAAAGAAGGCAGGCAAGAGGAATATGCCTGAAGACTTCCAGAAAGCAATTGTTTTGCATGCTGCCTCTTTAAGAAAACTGAAGCCGCTGCAAGAGTTTGCTGAAACAGAGAAACGTGAGCTTTTACGTGTAGTGGGTTGCAATGATGCAAAATCACGGGGTAGTATCTCCTCAAAAAAGGCAGGCAagagtaatattcctgatgaCTTGCAGAGAGCAGATGTTTTGCCTGCCTCTTCATGTAAAAAATTGAAGTCGAAGCACGAGGCAACGGAGATGCATGAGCTTTTCTCTACAAGGAGTCGCAGCAATGCAAAATCACTGGATAATAGCTCCTTAAAGAAGGCAGACCAGAGGAATATACCTGAAAACTTTCAGAAAGTAATTGTTTCACCTGCTCCCACTCTGGGAATACTGAAGCCAGAGCAAACATTGGTTGCATCGCAGAAGCACAAGATTTTATCTTTAGGAAGTTGGAACAATGAAAAATCAGCGCGAAGTAGCATCTCCAGAAAGGCAGATAAGTGGCATAATCCTTCTAATACAGAAGATGTTCGGAAACCCAGTGCCCGGCCTGCTGCATCTCAGAAAAAACTGAAGGTAGAGCAAGACTCGGTTGCGTTGGAGAGACGTGATTTTTTCTCTCTAGGAAGTTACAGCAATGCAAAACAACCAGGAAGTAGCATGCCCAGGAAGGCAAACAAGTGGCATAAGCCTGAGCATGTGGAGAAATCCAGTGTCCCACTTGCCGCATCCCCAAAACAACTGAAGCCAGAGAAAGACGTGACTGCATCAGAGAAACACAGGGTTGTCTCTCAAGGGGGTTACAACAATGCAAAATCACCAGGAAGTAGCACCTCCATGAATGCAGGAAAGTTGCATAAGCCGGATGAAGTTGAGAAATCCAGTGTCCCACTAAACGCTCCTTCAAAAAAACTGGAGCTAGAGCAAGACTTGGTTGCATCGGAGAAACACATGGTTCTCCCTCTAAGGGGGTGCGGCAATGTGAAACCACCAGGAAGTAGCACCTCCAGGAAGGCGGGGAAGCTGCATAACCCACAGGACACTGAGAAAACAAGTGCCCTGCCTGCTGCACCTCAGAAAAAACTGGAGCTAGTGCAAGACTCGGTTGCATTGAAGAAACATGGGATTACACAACCACCAGTAAGTAGCACCTCCAGGAAGGCAGAGAAGCTGCATAAGCCGGAGGACACCAAGAAAACAAGTGTCCTGTCTGCTGCACCTCAGAAAAAACAGAAGCTAGTGCAAAACTCGGTCGCATCAGAGAAACATGGGGTTGCAAAACTGCCAGGAGGTAGCACAACGAACCAAGCAGGCAAGATGCCTGAAGCCTTTCAGAAATCCTGTGCCGTGTATGCTACTAGAAAACGGAAGCGTGAATTGGGTGCATCGGAGAAGAATGGGCTTTCCTCTTTTGTGTGTTGCAACAATGCAAAAGTACTGGGTAAGATCTCCTTAAAAACCAGGGGTTCTGCTAGGAAAAAGGAGTATGCGTGTGTCAGTGTGTGGCAGAACATCTATGAATCAGAAGGGTCAAGTGGATCAGCCGAGCCGCTTGTAAACAAGAGAACAGAGCgaaggaaaagagagagagaacgcTTATCTCAGATAACTTGTGCACGTTCAAGGAAGCGATATACCAGTGAAGCCTCCATCAAGGCCCAACCTCCCGAAGAAGTCTCATCTCAACAAGCCAAACCACTGTCTGAATGCTTGGAGATTGTTGTTATCGATCCTGCTGTCCAGGTGGTGACTGAAGCCCCTAGAGATCTGTCCCAGCCACCAGCTCAATGCTTGGATATTGTTGTAAACCCTCCTTCAGACCAGGTGATTACTCAAGCGCCTAGAGATCAGAGCCAACCACCCGTTCCATGCTTGGACATTGTTGTTGCCCCTCCTGTGGGCCAGGCGAGGACTCAAGCCCCTGGAGCTCCTCAG CAACTTAATATGTATGGCGTGCCAAACAGTGACTTCAGCTCAG GGAGGCCTTCATTTGTGGCAGCACCTACTGAACCTACGTCTGGATCATTACGGCGAACTTATGTTGAG ACAGTACAGCTAGGGAGCAGCGTGTGA
- the LOC100820941 gene encoding uncharacterized protein LOC100820941 isoform X2, producing MALVLADPDAVEENPDVWELFRHYDKLYFRGALDAAAFSVRWTSPHTKRIRCFGSCSFGEGNNIITLYEPMLKYRTNDDLKNTLLHLMIHAIIFVKHGGKCIWNHGPLFRDWMDAINACSIEDDLRPSSGYCITTTHDFSPETFCGIDGFLWKCESCSSTLMRAKKLSPPSDSCCIENFSEDGTCGNMLCYWHNHKMDCGGTYVLNKARDTPGQKKVPKGGRRLMTGKSEMSESQGTVQESYSDELQENGTVAKPNAQVKLPSLTGGTNTKSLGSSSSKKAGKRNMPEDFQKAIVLHAASLRKLKPLQEFAETEKRELLRVVGCNDAKSRGSISSKKAGKSNIPDDLQRADVLPASSCKKLKSKHEATEMHELFSTRSRSNAKSLDNSSLKKADQRNIPENFQKVIVSPAPTLGILKPEQTLVASQKHKILSLGSWNNEKSARSSISRKADKWHNPSNTEDVRKPSARPAASQKKLKVEQDSVALERRDFFSLGSYSNAKQPGSSMPRKANKWHKPEHVEKSSVPLAASPKQLKPEKDVTASEKHRVVSQGGYNNAKSPGSSTSMNAGKLHKPDEVEKSSVPLNAPSKKLELEQDLVASEKHMVLPLRGCGNVKPPGSSTSRKAGKLHNPQDTEKTSALPAAPQKKLELVQDSVALKKHGITQPPVSSTSRKAEKLHKPEDTKKTSVLSAAPQKKQKLVQNSVASEKHGVAKLPGGSTTNQAGKMPEAFQKSCAVYATRKRKRELGASEKNGLSSFVCCNNAKVLGKISLKTRGSARKKEYACVSVWQNIYESEGSSGSAEPLVNKRTERRKRERERLSQITCARSRKRYTSEASIKAQPPEEVSSQQAKPLSECLEIVVIDPAVQVVTEAPRDLSQPPAQCLDIVVNPPSDQVITQAPRDQSQPPVPCLDIVVAPPVGQARTQAPGAPQQLNMYGVPNSDFSSGRPSFVAAPTEPTSGSLRRTYVEQPRGM from the exons aTGGCGCTGGTGCTGGCGGATCCGGACGCCGTGGAGGAGAACCCGGACGTGTGGGAGCTCTTCCGGCACTACGACAAGCTCTACTTCCGCGGCgcgctcgacgccgccgccttctccgtcAGGTGGACCTCCCCGCACACCAAAAGGATCAG ATGTTTTGGATCATGTTCCTTTGGAGAAGGCAACAATATCATAACACTCTATGAGCCCATGCTGAAATATCGCACAAATGATGATCTGAAGAACACCCTGCTGCATCTGATGATTCATGCAATCATATTTGTAAAGCATGGTGGGAAGTGCATTTG GAATCATGGTCCTCTTTTCCGTGATTGGATGGATGCTATCAACGCTTGCTCCATTGAGGATGACCTG AGACCAAGTAGTGGCTACTGTATCACAACCACCCATGATTTCAGTCCGGAAACGTTCTGCGGTATCGACGGCTTTTTGTGGAAG TGTGAATCATGTAGCAGTACACTTATGAGGGCGAAGAAGCTGAGCCCTCCATCTGATTCCTGCTGTATTGAGAATTTTAGCGAAGATGGAACCTGTGGCAACATGCTTTGCTACTGGCACAA CCACAAAATGGATTGTGGTGGTACATATGTTCTGAACAAAGCACGAGATACACCAGGTCAAAAGAAGGTTCCCAAAG GTGGGAGGAGGCTTATGACTGGAAAATCTGAAATGTCTGAGTCACAAGGAACTGTACAAGAATCATATTCAGATGAATTGCAGGAGAATGGTACTGTCGCAAAACCAAATGCACAAGTTAAGCTCCCTTCTCTAACAGGCGGCACGAACACAAAATCACTGGGTAGTAGCTCCTCAAAGAAGGCAGGCAAGAGGAATATGCCTGAAGACTTCCAGAAAGCAATTGTTTTGCATGCTGCCTCTTTAAGAAAACTGAAGCCGCTGCAAGAGTTTGCTGAAACAGAGAAACGTGAGCTTTTACGTGTAGTGGGTTGCAATGATGCAAAATCACGGGGTAGTATCTCCTCAAAAAAGGCAGGCAagagtaatattcctgatgaCTTGCAGAGAGCAGATGTTTTGCCTGCCTCTTCATGTAAAAAATTGAAGTCGAAGCACGAGGCAACGGAGATGCATGAGCTTTTCTCTACAAGGAGTCGCAGCAATGCAAAATCACTGGATAATAGCTCCTTAAAGAAGGCAGACCAGAGGAATATACCTGAAAACTTTCAGAAAGTAATTGTTTCACCTGCTCCCACTCTGGGAATACTGAAGCCAGAGCAAACATTGGTTGCATCGCAGAAGCACAAGATTTTATCTTTAGGAAGTTGGAACAATGAAAAATCAGCGCGAAGTAGCATCTCCAGAAAGGCAGATAAGTGGCATAATCCTTCTAATACAGAAGATGTTCGGAAACCCAGTGCCCGGCCTGCTGCATCTCAGAAAAAACTGAAGGTAGAGCAAGACTCGGTTGCGTTGGAGAGACGTGATTTTTTCTCTCTAGGAAGTTACAGCAATGCAAAACAACCAGGAAGTAGCATGCCCAGGAAGGCAAACAAGTGGCATAAGCCTGAGCATGTGGAGAAATCCAGTGTCCCACTTGCCGCATCCCCAAAACAACTGAAGCCAGAGAAAGACGTGACTGCATCAGAGAAACACAGGGTTGTCTCTCAAGGGGGTTACAACAATGCAAAATCACCAGGAAGTAGCACCTCCATGAATGCAGGAAAGTTGCATAAGCCGGATGAAGTTGAGAAATCCAGTGTCCCACTAAACGCTCCTTCAAAAAAACTGGAGCTAGAGCAAGACTTGGTTGCATCGGAGAAACACATGGTTCTCCCTCTAAGGGGGTGCGGCAATGTGAAACCACCAGGAAGTAGCACCTCCAGGAAGGCGGGGAAGCTGCATAACCCACAGGACACTGAGAAAACAAGTGCCCTGCCTGCTGCACCTCAGAAAAAACTGGAGCTAGTGCAAGACTCGGTTGCATTGAAGAAACATGGGATTACACAACCACCAGTAAGTAGCACCTCCAGGAAGGCAGAGAAGCTGCATAAGCCGGAGGACACCAAGAAAACAAGTGTCCTGTCTGCTGCACCTCAGAAAAAACAGAAGCTAGTGCAAAACTCGGTCGCATCAGAGAAACATGGGGTTGCAAAACTGCCAGGAGGTAGCACAACGAACCAAGCAGGCAAGATGCCTGAAGCCTTTCAGAAATCCTGTGCCGTGTATGCTACTAGAAAACGGAAGCGTGAATTGGGTGCATCGGAGAAGAATGGGCTTTCCTCTTTTGTGTGTTGCAACAATGCAAAAGTACTGGGTAAGATCTCCTTAAAAACCAGGGGTTCTGCTAGGAAAAAGGAGTATGCGTGTGTCAGTGTGTGGCAGAACATCTATGAATCAGAAGGGTCAAGTGGATCAGCCGAGCCGCTTGTAAACAAGAGAACAGAGCgaaggaaaagagagagagaacgcTTATCTCAGATAACTTGTGCACGTTCAAGGAAGCGATATACCAGTGAAGCCTCCATCAAGGCCCAACCTCCCGAAGAAGTCTCATCTCAACAAGCCAAACCACTGTCTGAATGCTTGGAGATTGTTGTTATCGATCCTGCTGTCCAGGTGGTGACTGAAGCCCCTAGAGATCTGTCCCAGCCACCAGCTCAATGCTTGGATATTGTTGTAAACCCTCCTTCAGACCAGGTGATTACTCAAGCGCCTAGAGATCAGAGCCAACCACCCGTTCCATGCTTGGACATTGTTGTTGCCCCTCCTGTGGGCCAGGCGAGGACTCAAGCCCCTGGAGCTCCTCAG CAACTTAATATGTATGGCGTGCCAAACAGTGACTTCAGCTCAG GGAGGCCTTCATTTGTGGCAGCACCTACTGAACCTACGTCTGGATCATTACGGCGAACTTATGTTGAG CAGCCACGGGGGATGTAA
- the LOC100820941 gene encoding uncharacterized protein LOC100820941 isoform X3, which produces MALVLADPDAVEENPDVWELFRHYDKLYFRGALDAAAFSVRWTSPHTKRIRCFGSCSFGEGNNIITLYEPMLKYRTNDDLKNTLLHLMIHAIIFVKHGGKCIWNHGPLFRDWMDAINACSIEDDLRPSSGYCITTTHDFSPETFCGIDGFLWKCESCSSTLMRAKKLSPPSDSCCIENFSEDGTCGNMLCYWHNHKMDCGGTYVLNKARDTPGQKKVPKGGRRLMTGKSEMSESQGTVQESYSDELQENGTVAKPNAQVKLPSLTGGTNTKSLGSSSSKKAGKRNMPEDFQKAIVLHAASLRKLKPLQEFAETEKRELLRVVGCNDAKSRGSISSKKAGKSNIPDDLQRADVLPASSCKKLKSKHEATEMHELFSTRSRSNAKSLDNSSLKKADQRNIPENFQKVIVSPAPTLGILKPEQTLVASQKHKILSLGSWNNEKSARSSISRKADKWHNPSNTEDVRKPSARPAASQKKLKVEQDSVALERRDFFSLGSYSNAKQPGSSMPRKANKWHKPEHVEKSSVPLAASPKQLKPEKDVTASEKHRVVSQGGYNNAKSPGSSTSMNAGKLHKPDEVEKSSVPLNAPSKKLELEQDLVASEKHMVLPLRGCGNVKPPGSSTSRKAGKLHNPQDTEKTSALPAAPQKKLELVQDSVALKKHGITQPPVSSTSRKAEKLHKPEDTKKTSVLSAAPQKKQKLVQNSVASEKHGVAKLPGGSTTNQAGKMPEAFQKSCAVYATRKRKRELGASEKNGLSSFVCCNNAKVLGKISLKTRGSARKKEYACVSVWQNIYESEGSSGSAEPLVNKRTERRKRERERLSQITCARSRKRYTSEASIKAQPPEEVSSQQAKPLSECLEIVVIDPAVQVVTEAPRDLSQPPAQCLDIVVNPPSDQVITQAPRDQSQPPVPCLDIVVAPPVGQARTQAPGAPQQLNMYGVPNSDFSSGRPSFVAAPTEPTSGSLRRTYVEPRGM; this is translated from the exons aTGGCGCTGGTGCTGGCGGATCCGGACGCCGTGGAGGAGAACCCGGACGTGTGGGAGCTCTTCCGGCACTACGACAAGCTCTACTTCCGCGGCgcgctcgacgccgccgccttctccgtcAGGTGGACCTCCCCGCACACCAAAAGGATCAG ATGTTTTGGATCATGTTCCTTTGGAGAAGGCAACAATATCATAACACTCTATGAGCCCATGCTGAAATATCGCACAAATGATGATCTGAAGAACACCCTGCTGCATCTGATGATTCATGCAATCATATTTGTAAAGCATGGTGGGAAGTGCATTTG GAATCATGGTCCTCTTTTCCGTGATTGGATGGATGCTATCAACGCTTGCTCCATTGAGGATGACCTG AGACCAAGTAGTGGCTACTGTATCACAACCACCCATGATTTCAGTCCGGAAACGTTCTGCGGTATCGACGGCTTTTTGTGGAAG TGTGAATCATGTAGCAGTACACTTATGAGGGCGAAGAAGCTGAGCCCTCCATCTGATTCCTGCTGTATTGAGAATTTTAGCGAAGATGGAACCTGTGGCAACATGCTTTGCTACTGGCACAA CCACAAAATGGATTGTGGTGGTACATATGTTCTGAACAAAGCACGAGATACACCAGGTCAAAAGAAGGTTCCCAAAG GTGGGAGGAGGCTTATGACTGGAAAATCTGAAATGTCTGAGTCACAAGGAACTGTACAAGAATCATATTCAGATGAATTGCAGGAGAATGGTACTGTCGCAAAACCAAATGCACAAGTTAAGCTCCCTTCTCTAACAGGCGGCACGAACACAAAATCACTGGGTAGTAGCTCCTCAAAGAAGGCAGGCAAGAGGAATATGCCTGAAGACTTCCAGAAAGCAATTGTTTTGCATGCTGCCTCTTTAAGAAAACTGAAGCCGCTGCAAGAGTTTGCTGAAACAGAGAAACGTGAGCTTTTACGTGTAGTGGGTTGCAATGATGCAAAATCACGGGGTAGTATCTCCTCAAAAAAGGCAGGCAagagtaatattcctgatgaCTTGCAGAGAGCAGATGTTTTGCCTGCCTCTTCATGTAAAAAATTGAAGTCGAAGCACGAGGCAACGGAGATGCATGAGCTTTTCTCTACAAGGAGTCGCAGCAATGCAAAATCACTGGATAATAGCTCCTTAAAGAAGGCAGACCAGAGGAATATACCTGAAAACTTTCAGAAAGTAATTGTTTCACCTGCTCCCACTCTGGGAATACTGAAGCCAGAGCAAACATTGGTTGCATCGCAGAAGCACAAGATTTTATCTTTAGGAAGTTGGAACAATGAAAAATCAGCGCGAAGTAGCATCTCCAGAAAGGCAGATAAGTGGCATAATCCTTCTAATACAGAAGATGTTCGGAAACCCAGTGCCCGGCCTGCTGCATCTCAGAAAAAACTGAAGGTAGAGCAAGACTCGGTTGCGTTGGAGAGACGTGATTTTTTCTCTCTAGGAAGTTACAGCAATGCAAAACAACCAGGAAGTAGCATGCCCAGGAAGGCAAACAAGTGGCATAAGCCTGAGCATGTGGAGAAATCCAGTGTCCCACTTGCCGCATCCCCAAAACAACTGAAGCCAGAGAAAGACGTGACTGCATCAGAGAAACACAGGGTTGTCTCTCAAGGGGGTTACAACAATGCAAAATCACCAGGAAGTAGCACCTCCATGAATGCAGGAAAGTTGCATAAGCCGGATGAAGTTGAGAAATCCAGTGTCCCACTAAACGCTCCTTCAAAAAAACTGGAGCTAGAGCAAGACTTGGTTGCATCGGAGAAACACATGGTTCTCCCTCTAAGGGGGTGCGGCAATGTGAAACCACCAGGAAGTAGCACCTCCAGGAAGGCGGGGAAGCTGCATAACCCACAGGACACTGAGAAAACAAGTGCCCTGCCTGCTGCACCTCAGAAAAAACTGGAGCTAGTGCAAGACTCGGTTGCATTGAAGAAACATGGGATTACACAACCACCAGTAAGTAGCACCTCCAGGAAGGCAGAGAAGCTGCATAAGCCGGAGGACACCAAGAAAACAAGTGTCCTGTCTGCTGCACCTCAGAAAAAACAGAAGCTAGTGCAAAACTCGGTCGCATCAGAGAAACATGGGGTTGCAAAACTGCCAGGAGGTAGCACAACGAACCAAGCAGGCAAGATGCCTGAAGCCTTTCAGAAATCCTGTGCCGTGTATGCTACTAGAAAACGGAAGCGTGAATTGGGTGCATCGGAGAAGAATGGGCTTTCCTCTTTTGTGTGTTGCAACAATGCAAAAGTACTGGGTAAGATCTCCTTAAAAACCAGGGGTTCTGCTAGGAAAAAGGAGTATGCGTGTGTCAGTGTGTGGCAGAACATCTATGAATCAGAAGGGTCAAGTGGATCAGCCGAGCCGCTTGTAAACAAGAGAACAGAGCgaaggaaaagagagagagaacgcTTATCTCAGATAACTTGTGCACGTTCAAGGAAGCGATATACCAGTGAAGCCTCCATCAAGGCCCAACCTCCCGAAGAAGTCTCATCTCAACAAGCCAAACCACTGTCTGAATGCTTGGAGATTGTTGTTATCGATCCTGCTGTCCAGGTGGTGACTGAAGCCCCTAGAGATCTGTCCCAGCCACCAGCTCAATGCTTGGATATTGTTGTAAACCCTCCTTCAGACCAGGTGATTACTCAAGCGCCTAGAGATCAGAGCCAACCACCCGTTCCATGCTTGGACATTGTTGTTGCCCCTCCTGTGGGCCAGGCGAGGACTCAAGCCCCTGGAGCTCCTCAG CAACTTAATATGTATGGCGTGCCAAACAGTGACTTCAGCTCAG GGAGGCCTTCATTTGTGGCAGCACCTACTGAACCTACGTCTGGATCATTACGGCGAACTTATGTTGAG CCACGGGGGATGTAA
- the LOC100830156 gene encoding probable ubiquitin receptor RAD23 produces MKVSVKTLKGSSFQIEVNPADKVSDVKKLIESSQGQNVYPADQQMLIHQGTVLKDDTTLEESKVLENNFLVIMLRQNKGSSSAAPAKSKEPSNQAPPTQTVPANPPSQAPVVPAPPAAAAPAPIVPISAPTPTATASPASAVAVSTEAETYGQAASNLVAGGNLEATIQSILEMGGGTWDRDTVLRALRAAFNNPERAVEYLYSGIPEPMEIPAPPPSAQPADPVQALQATQPAVASSGPNASPLDLFPQALPNASANAAGEGNLDVLRNNAQFRSLLSLVQANPQILQPLLQELGKQNPQILQLIQDNQAEFLRLINEPAEGDEDENLLDQFAEGVPQTIAVTPEENEAILRLEGMGFDRALVLEVYFACNKDETLAANYLLDHMNEFDDGAPQ; encoded by the exons atgaAGGTCTCCGTGAAGACGCTCAAGGGCTCCAGCTTCCAGATCGAAGTGAACCCCGCCGACAAG GTTTCTGATGTGAAGAAGCTCATTGAGAGTTCACAAGGGCAGAATGTCTACCCAGCTGATCAACAAATGCTTATACACCAAGGGACGGTGCTCAAGGATGACACTACGTTGGAGGAAAGCAAAGTTCTTGAAAACAACTTCCTTGTGATAATGCTTAGACAG AATAAGGGCTCATCAAGTGCAGCTCCAGCTAAATCTAAGGAACCTTCAAATCAG GCACCCCCTACTCAGACAGTACCTGCTAACCCTCCATCTCAAGCACCGGTGGTGCCAGCAcctccagcagctgctgcaccaGCACCTAT TGTACCTATCAGTGCTCCTACTCCAACTGCCACGGCCTCGCCAGCTTCTGCTGTGGCTGTCTC CACCGAAGCAGAAACTTATGGTCAGGCTGCCTCAAACCTTGTTGCTGGGGGCAACCTAGAGGCAACTATTCAGTCAATTCTTGAAATGGGTGGTGGAACGTGGGACAGAGACACAGTGCTCCGTGCTCTACGGGCTGCATTCAACAATCCGGAGCGGGCTGTTGAGTATTTATATTCT GGAATTCCTGAGCCGATGGAGATTcctgcaccaccaccaagtGCCCAGCCAGCTGATCCTGTCCAGGCTTTACAGGCAACTCAACCTGCAGTTGCCTCTTCTGGACCAAATGCTAGTCCCTTGGACCTCTTCCCTCAA GCCCTTCCAAATGCTTCTGCAAATGCCGCTGGTGAGGGAAATCTGGATGTTTTGCGTAATAATGCACAGTTCCGAAGCTTACTGTCTTTAGTGCAGGCTAACCCCCAAATCCTACAG CCATTGCTTCAAGAGCTGGGAAAACAAAATCCTCAGATTTTGCAGCTGATTCAGGACAACCAAGCCGAGTTCCTTCGTTTAATCAATGAACCAGCTGAGGGTGATGAAGACGA GAATCTCCTAGACCAATTTGCAGAGGGAGTGCCTCAGACCATAGCGGTTACTCCTGAGGAGAATGAAGCTATACTTCGT CTTGAAGGAATGGGTTTTGACCGGGCGCTTGTTCTGGAGGTGTACTTTGCCTGCAACAAGGACGAGACCTTGGCCGCGAACTATCTCTTAGACCATATGAATGAGTTTGATGATGGCGCACCGCAGTAA